CTTTTCAAGATAATATCGTTATCGGTCAGGGTAATGCAGCGAGTGGCTCGGCAAGTTTTGCTTACATGGAGGCAGCTATTAATTATACACTTGCAGGTCAATTTGATGCGATCGTGACAGGTCCAATAGCAAAATCAGCATGGAAAGCAGCAGGATACAATTACCCAGGTCAAACAGAACTTTTGGCAGAAAAGTCAGGTGCAAAACGTGTGGGTATGTTATTCGTAGCGCGATCGCCTCATACAAGCTGGTTACTTCGCACATTGCTAGTAACAACACATATCCCCCTCAGTCAAGTCCCTCAGGTGCTGACACCACAACTCATGACAGAAAAACTGGACTTGTTGGTAGAGTGTTTGGAAAAAGACTTTGGGTTAAAAAAAGCGAGAATTGCGATCGCAGGTTTAAACCCTCACAGTGGCGAACAGGGACAATTAGGACGGGAAGAACAAGAATGGTTAATACCTTGGATAGAACAAGAGCGTAAAAATCGCCCAAATTTACAAATAGACGGTCCGATTCCACCAGATACAATGTGGGTCAAACCCGGTCAAGCCTGGTACGGAAATAGCACAATCCAAAATCCTGCTGATGCTTACCTTGCTTTGTACCACGATCAAGGTTTAATTCCAGTAAAACTCATGGCATTCGATCGAGCCGTCAATACATCCATTGGTTTGCCTTTCATTCGGACATCCCCCGATCACGGTACTGCATTTGATATTGCAGGTAAAGGCATAGCTGATGCTACAAGTATGAAAGCAGCAATAGAACTTGCAGCGTTTCTCGTTAGTGAGCGACTAAAAGCTTAAGAACAAAGGGACTAATACTAAGTTTATAAAAGAATGCGACAGACCGTAGCGTGATATTTAGTCCAAGCAAAGCTTTCTCAATCCAAAATCCAAAATCTAAAATCAAAATCATAGCAACGAGAACCAGTAATGATACGATTGTCCACGGTGTCTTCTAGCCAAAAGGGGCAACGATGAGTAACAGAAGTAACCTCCTTCGTAACGTACTGATTGGTGCAGGTGTTGCAGCAGTTGGTGCCATTGGAACCAAAGCAGCAGTTGATTATTTTAAAAATCGCGGACAAGAAGAAGTTGTTGGTACGCGAGGTGGTGATGAAACTGATGCTGAACCAACCTCTCCAGAAGAAGTTGCTTTTGCAACAGTAGAACCAAGTTCGGTTCAAGATTTTCTGGATAAAAGCTTCGGCGACCCTGGTCGTTATGTTCCCACTCGCCCGCCAAAGATATTTGATTATCAGGGCAAACAATACATGGTGATTTGGGCGCGTGACAACAACCAAAACAAAAATCAGATGCTGGCTTTTGCTTACGTAGACCAAAATCGTAAAATGATTGCCAGTGTTGGGTATACCAATGACAAGACAGACTACAACCTTAATCTGGATGGTACACCTTTTGCAGTTGAAGTCAATGGTCAGCAACTGACATCGGGGCAATCAGAGACTGGCGGAACCGACGAAGTTGATTTTGTTCTGGCTGCTTAGTTAATAAAAATTAATATTCTCCCCGACTAATCTTGCGGTCTAGTCGGGGCTTCCAAAGATTGCTCTTCAAGCTTCTTCATTTCTGCGACGTGTATTAAAAACCAAAAGTTTACGAATTATATTCAAAGACTTAGTCAAGTATGGAAGTACAGCCAAGGGAGATTAGGACTTACCTTACAGAAGATGGGAGAAATCTATTTGATAACTGGTTAGATGCTTTACGAGACAGAAGAGCAAAAGCTAAAATTAGAGCAAGGCTTGACCGAGTTGAAGAAGGAAACTTAGGAGATTGTAAACCCGTAGGTGAAGGAGTTTTTGAACTGAGAATAGATTATGCTTCTGGGTATCGAATATATTTTGGGCAGGAAGAAACAACAATTATTATCCTCTTATGTGGTGGTGATAAAAGTACCCAGGTAAAAGATATTGAAAAAGCTCAAAAATACTGGAAAAACTATAGGAGTAGGAATGATGCCTAGAAGTACAAGCTATCATAAAAAACTAATTGAAGACCTTAAAAATTCATTAGAAGCTGCATCTTATATTGAAGTTGTTTTGGAAGAAGGCGATCCAAAAATGTTAAGAAAAGCTCTAAAAAATGTTATTGAAGCACAAGGTGGAATTCATAGACTGTCAGAACAAGCTCAGGAATGTTATGAGAAACTAGAGCGGACTTTATTGGAAAAAGAAGAAGTTGAATTTTACTGTTTCAACGCTTTATTAGATGCACTTGGTTTGCACTTAGCAGTTACAGTTAAATCAATATGAAACCATCATCGCTCTATGGTTGTTACATAATAAACATGGTGTTTAATAGCCTGTAGGCGATGAGTTTGCCAACTTTTACCCGTAGTTTCATCACGCACTACTGAACTACCAGGAAGCTTGAAATTAAAATTGTGGAAAGCCCAAAGAACTTGCTGACGAGCAGTACGGTACACAACACCCTGTTCATTAGGTAAAATCTCGCGGTTAATCATCAAGTCGTTAACTTTGTTAAATACCTTAAATAGTGAAATATGCCAAGTGTTCGGTTTATCGAAATCACCACGCACGCTGCCGTAATTAAAGCTGATTTGCTCGGTCTTGATATCCCAAAATACGTACCACATCATCCGGTAAGCCAAACCACGGAAAAATATGTCATTGGGATCGACTCCTGCTTTCTGTAAAGTTAGCGTATCGAAATCAGTCAGACAATCCATCCACAATGGCAAATAATTCAGCTTAGCTAGAAGACTAGGACCAGTGCGATGGACTCCGAATACGCCGATGTCTTCTCCACAGTAGCGGTAGCCAATTGTTTGCATTTCCGTCATCAATTTTAAGTGGGCATGGTACTGTGACAGAATTGTTGAGGGTGAATTTTTTGCTGGGCGATAAGTAAATAATTGTTGAGCATTACTTGTAGCATTTCTCAAACTAGTATCTGCAAGTTGGATAAAGTGGAATTTATCACTAGAGAGATTGGTTGAACTATCTAAGAAAATAGCTTCAAGCCCTATTTCATCATGTGCCTGCTTCCAACGCTTAAGCCAGTATTCGCGTATAACTGGATCTCGTAAATTGAGTACGGCGAAAACAGGCGTGTAGTGATCGGCTTCAATAGCATTGGAAGGGTTACGAACAAAAGGGTCTTGCGATCGCTCTATCGCTTCCATTATCGATCCTTCTTTCGGTAAATAGTCAAGGCGATTTTTTGCACCATTGCGCTCCCATTGCTTGAGACCAAAAGTTGATAAAGCTGTATTGCCCCACATCTGAACTATGGCACCACCAGCTTTTGTTTTATGACAAAAATTCCGCAAATTTTCTTCACCAACTGAATCTGCAACCTTCAGGTCAATAGTGCATGCCATATTACCGACCCCAAAGGTATTCATATTATTTTGGAAATGGTTTGCCAATGCAACCATTTTTACACCAGATTCTAGCAGTTTTGGCAATGCCACTTCGGTATATTGTTTGAAATTCGCATTATCCCATTGTTCAATCAGCCCATAGGTCGTTATTCGTTCGCGACGCATACCTATGTCAGTGTGTAGCGTTTCGTGTACTAATTCTCGTACTGCTTCATAAGCATTAGTTTGTCCAACACGGTCTAGTTCACCGGGTGCCCATAGTACCTCCATCGGTGAGGTAACCAATTCTTGACCCAAATCAGCGCAGTGTTGGTGCCAGTGAATAATTTCATCCACACCGTGCGGTTTTTCAAACAACGAACGGATATGACTGACTTTTGTTGCCCAAGTTACTAATGTATCGGATCGTCCTGATGTAAAGGTAAAGCCTTGTAAAGCTGTTTGCAGTGGTATAAATTGAAAGACGTTGGGATTTTTAGCAGACGGTAGATACCATTCGGTCGAGTAAAATTCCTCTACTGAATTAATCGGCGCAATAGAAGGTGCAAAAGAGTTACGCATCCAAAACTCATTACCCACTGCACGACCATCTAGTTCCCAAGTACCGCGATCGAGTATTTTATAAATAGGAATGCTTTGGCTTTGATAGCGATATTGATAACTTAAGCCTACGTATTTGCGATCGCCAATACTACGCGTGACCGGACGAATTTCCAACCATAAAACAGTATCAGTAGCTTTTTGAGGTTCAGCAGTCCAATCGGATGTGTTGTAACGGTTCCGAACAGTATGGAGCATCCACTCCATTAGACCACCTTCACGGTAATGCATGGACAATTTCAGCTGAACTAAAATACTTGTAATATTCTGTTGTGCGATCGTGTAATTGCAAAGAGTCACTGCGCTAGGATTACAAATTTCAACAAACATTGGTCTTCGTCCACTACGCAATAGGTTGTTTCCAGCCTTGATTTGACCGATGCCAAGAAATTCATCATTATGTGTGACTAGTTCTAGCGAAATACCATTGGCAAATGTAATAACTTGTCTAAATAAATTTGGTGTTTCTGGTGAGGACTTTGCAGGCGCAGCCACTGTCTGCCTTCCCCGATTCAAGATTCCTATTACACCGCCAAAAAATCCTGAAAGCGTTCCCAGCAAAAACTTACGGCGGTTAGCATCCTTCATTATTCCAACCTCTACTTTTAAGTATGAAGATTAACTGGTCACTGGTCACTGGTCACTGGTCACTGGTCACTGGTCGCTGTCTACCATTAGGCATAAATTTAGAATCTTCATTCTCAAGAAAGAGCAATTCAATCCATTTTATTGGATACATTTCTTGCAGTGCCTAAAATTCTTTGCAATTTCTTTTGTCAATTTACGCCTAAAGTCTTTTGCAAGGTAGTTCAAGACGTTACAGAGGATACTCATGACTAACAAACTAGTAGACAACATCATTCCACAACAGCCTCCTATCGACTCACAGTCTGATGTTCACGTTGTTAAGTCTCGCTTGGAATGGGGCGAACCTGCTTTTACAATTTTAGATGTGCGCGACCGCAATGCCTTCAATCAAGGACACATTATGGGTGCAATGCCCTTTCCACAAGATGAATTGGTAGATCGTGCAGGCTCCATAGCGAAAACTCGTGATATTTACGTTTACGGTGAAAACGACGAACAAACTGCTCAAGCGGCACAACAATTGAGAAGTGCTGGCTTTGTACATGTATCTGAACTCAAAGGCGGTTTGGCTGCATGGAAAGCAGTTGGTGGTCCTACTGAAGGAATTATCGAATCAAGAACTCCTGCTGGTGCAGATGACTACAACGTTGTAGCTCGTTTGAAAAATCACGCAGAAACCCAGCAAAAAGGTTAGTCATAAAAGTGACCGCTGACCAGTGACCGATGACCAGTGACCAGTGACCAGTGACCAGTGTTCCTTATGGGTTTGCTAGAAGATACATACCTGAAGGATGTTGGTTTTGTTTTAGGTAAACTTTGGGTATTTATACTATACACTTGGTCATTGGTTATTAGTCACCAGTCATTTTCAGAAGTCACTTAACTATACAGAAATAATTATGGTATTGAATGGTCACTGATTACTGGTCGCTGGTCACTGTATTCAGTGTTCAAACACATCCTTAAATTGCAATAAATCTAAGGAAACTATAGTGGGCAAACACTCAAAACACTCTAGAGCGACTTCATAACGCTCTTCACGTTTGAGCATATTAACTAGCTTTTGTCGCGCACTAATCAAGTAACGTACATCATTGGCAGCATAACTCAGTTGCGCTTGTGATAAATTGGCAGCATTTCCCCAATCAGAACTTTGAGCGCTTTTATCTAATTCCACTTGTTCCAACTCTTGCACCAAGTCCTTCAGACCGTGGCGTTGAGTATAAGTACGTGCTAACTTACTGGCTATCTTGGTACAAAAAATAGGTTGAATATAAATGCCTAAGTTGTAACGTATCGCCGCAAGATCGAAACGTGCAAAGTGGAATATTTTAACGACATTTGTCGCTTCCAACAATTGTTTTAAGTTCGGAGCCTCCGTTTGTCCTTTGGCAATACGGATTGCAGTGACTTTGCCCTCTTTGTTGCATAATTGGACAAGACACAAGCGATCGCGTTGTGGAAGTAGCCCCATGGTTTCAGTATCTACAGCAATTTCATCATTTTGTAGATAATGGGATAAAGTAACCTCAGTAAGGTCGCGATCGCAAACCTGAAAATCTTCCATGAATCAGAGCAGTTAGGTAAAATGATTATATATATGTTAGTAGTTAGTATGTCTTTTTTTAATTAACAACTAACAACTAACCACCAACAATTTACCTACTGCCGAACAAAAATCTGTGTCAGATATACTTCACCATCACTGTTAGTAGCGACACCAATGCCAGTCAAATTGTAATGTCCCTTAATGTTCTTCAGATGTGCGGGGCTTTTAAGCCAACTCGTCACAGCTTCTTTGACCGGATCGCTATATCCTTGGTTAAAAGCGAGATTTTCTGATGCGCTTCTGTAGCGAAGGGGAATAGCATCAACTCTTCTTTTAAACCCTTGGTGACTAAATGGGGCTTTGTGTCTAGCCATATTTTGACTGTGAATCCTAGCTTGTCGAATAATTCTTGAATTTAAAGTCAGCTTTCGCAAACCCTTAGAAACCCGATACCGATTAATTTGGTCAAAAACCGATTTTTCCAAATCAGTCGTTTTAAAGGTAGAGAATGATTTAACCTGGCGTAATGGAATTGATACCGACTTATTTTGGGTTGCTTTTTGTTTAGAAGAGTAACCCGCAAATAAACTCGTTGGTAATCCACTGGCAAGGACAAGCGTACTTAAAGCAATGCCAAAAGCAGTTTGTCGGAACATGGAGTGTTAAATAACGTATAAGTTTAAGAGACACAACCCTTGATTTTTGTTTCTTGCGATACCCGTATGGTTTCGGGTAATCGGCAAGTTAGGAAATATTTACATATTCAAAAAACTTCGTCAAGAGCAGCTTAATATAATTCAAGCTAACTTCCAAGATAAATATATCTAAAATCTTATCCGTCAATTATTGACAAAAAATATTTTTAATGGATTTGATAGTGCGATCGGCTATTACTAAGTAGCAGCTTTTTTGTTCAAAATTCTCCAAATATTACTAAAGTTGTTTAATTGTGTGTTAAAATTGAATATATTAAGTATCGATGCTTGCACCATCCCTACCCTGAAAAACCAGAGGATTGATTAGGGTCGAGACGTACAGGTTCGGTCACCAGGCTAATACTGGTCAAAAAGAGGCACAGACTAACTGTCTGTTATAGGGCAAGAAGACAGCAAACACCATCTTTTAAGAGGATTGGGAAGACCTTATAGTACCTAAGTACCCTAATATCAATCTAAAAACTAGCGTTAGAGTTAACCTACCTATTTATTCTCTTATGGATAAGTTTGATAAGGTTTTGTACATCGCCACAAATTACTGCTGCTGATTTGGTAAAGACTAGCCATGCTAGTCTCTACAGAATATTTCTATACCGATGCTCTTTATGCAGGATTGAAGTACTTAGCCACTGCTTGTACATCCTTATCACCGCGTCCCGAAGAGTTAATCACTATCTTGGGGCTACCCCTAAGCTGGGGACATAGGGTTTCTAAATAAGCAAAAGCATGGGCCGTTTCTAAAGCGGGAATAATTCCTTCCAAGCGCGAAAGTCTTTGGAAAGCGGCCAAAGCTTCTTCGTCAGTCACGCTGTAATATTCAGCACGCCCTAAATCCTTCAAGTAGCTGTGTTCCGGACCTACACCCGGATAATCTAATCCAGCACTAATCGAATGAGCCTCAACAACTTGCCCGTCGTCACTTTGTAAAAGGTAGCTCATAGCCCCGTGCAATACACCAATTCGTCCCTTTGTCAAGGTTGCTGCGTGTTTGTCAGTGTTAACTCCTTCTCCAGCGGCTTCTACACCAATTAACCGCACGGATGGCTCATCTACAAACTCGTGGAAGAGTCCCATTGCATTAGAACCACCTCCTACACAAGCGATCGCAATATCGGGCAAACCACCCCATTTTTCTAGTGCTTGAGCGCGAGTTTCTTGTCCAATCACCTTATGAAAATCACGTACAATCATGGGGTATGGATGAGGTCCTGCAACTGAACCCAAAATGTAGTGGGTTGTTTCCACATTTGTGACCCAATCGCGGATTGCTTCAGAAGTGGCATCTTTTAAGGTACCAGTTCCCGCAGACACGGGGCGAACTTCTGCTCCCATTAATCGCATTCTAAAAACATTCAAAGCTTGACGTTCCATGTCGTGAACGCCCATATAAATAATGCATTGTAACCCAAAACGAGCGCACACAGTAGCCGTTGCTACTCCGTGTTGTCCGGCAC
This genomic interval from Scytonema hofmannii PCC 7110 contains the following:
- the pdxA gene encoding 4-hydroxythreonine-4-phosphate dehydrogenase PdxA, with amino-acid sequence MRKLRLAVTLGDPAGIGPEVILKALADPAVRENCDVTVVGSQELIVKFYTIFNKTANSEPLVNPEKLSVLDVAAALPFQDNIVIGQGNAASGSASFAYMEAAINYTLAGQFDAIVTGPIAKSAWKAAGYNYPGQTELLAEKSGAKRVGMLFVARSPHTSWLLRTLLVTTHIPLSQVPQVLTPQLMTEKLDLLVECLEKDFGLKKARIAIAGLNPHSGEQGQLGREEQEWLIPWIEQERKNRPNLQIDGPIPPDTMWVKPGQAWYGNSTIQNPADAYLALYHDQGLIPVKLMAFDRAVNTSIGLPFIRTSPDHGTAFDIAGKGIADATSMKAAIELAAFLVSERLKA
- a CDS encoding type II toxin-antitoxin system RelE/ParE family toxin, with the protein product MEVQPREIRTYLTEDGRNLFDNWLDALRDRRAKAKIRARLDRVEEGNLGDCKPVGEGVFELRIDYASGYRIYFGQEETTIIILLCGGDKSTQVKDIEKAQKYWKNYRSRNDA
- a CDS encoding DNA-binding protein; the encoded protein is MPRSTSYHKKLIEDLKNSLEAASYIEVVLEEGDPKMLRKALKNVIEAQGGIHRLSEQAQECYEKLERTLLEKEEVEFYCFNALLDALGLHLAVTVKSI
- a CDS encoding rhodanese-like domain-containing protein, which gives rise to MTNKLVDNIIPQQPPIDSQSDVHVVKSRLEWGEPAFTILDVRDRNAFNQGHIMGAMPFPQDELVDRAGSIAKTRDIYVYGENDEQTAQAAQQLRSAGFVHVSELKGGLAAWKAVGGPTEGIIESRTPAGADDYNVVARLKNHAETQQKG
- a CDS encoding ribonuclease H-like domain-containing protein, yielding MEDFQVCDRDLTEVTLSHYLQNDEIAVDTETMGLLPQRDRLCLVQLCNKEGKVTAIRIAKGQTEAPNLKQLLEATNVVKIFHFARFDLAAIRYNLGIYIQPIFCTKIASKLARTYTQRHGLKDLVQELEQVELDKSAQSSDWGNAANLSQAQLSYAANDVRYLISARQKLVNMLKREERYEVALECFECLPTIVSLDLLQFKDVFEH
- a CDS encoding CAP domain-containing protein; protein product: MFRQTAFGIALSTLVLASGLPTSLFAGYSSKQKATQNKSVSIPLRQVKSFSTFKTTDLEKSVFDQINRYRVSKGLRKLTLNSRIIRQARIHSQNMARHKAPFSHQGFKRRVDAIPLRYRSASENLAFNQGYSDPVKEAVTSWLKSPAHLKNIKGHYNLTGIGVATNSDGEVYLTQIFVRQ
- the trpB gene encoding tryptophan synthase subunit beta — protein: MTTSLPSGSQSSTQLPDALGRFGRFGGKYVPETLMPALSELEAAYQQYRNDPTFQTELQQLLQDYVGRATPLYFAERLTAHYAKPDGTGPQIYLKREDLNHTGAHKINNALGQALLAKRMGKQRIIAETGAGQHGVATATVCARFGLQCIIYMGVHDMERQALNVFRMRLMGAEVRPVSAGTGTLKDATSEAIRDWVTNVETTHYILGSVAGPHPYPMIVRDFHKVIGQETRAQALEKWGGLPDIAIACVGGGSNAMGLFHEFVDEPSVRLIGVEAAGEGVNTDKHAATLTKGRIGVLHGAMSYLLQSDDGQVVEAHSISAGLDYPGVGPEHSYLKDLGRAEYYSVTDEEALAAFQRLSRLEGIIPALETAHAFAYLETLCPQLRGSPKIVINSSGRGDKDVQAVAKYFNPA